The Microbacterium sp. SORGH_AS_0862 region TGGGGCGCCTCGCAGAGCTCGGCGTGCCGTCCTTCGCCTTCGTGAACGGCTTGGCGCTCGGCGGCGGCGTCGAGATCGCGCTCAACTCCACCTACCGAACGGTGGACGCGTCCGCAGCCGCGATCGCCTTGCCGGAGGTGTTCCTCGGCATCATCCCCGGCTGGGGCGGGTCGTACCTCCTCCCGAACCTCATCGGCATCGAGATGGCGCTCGAGGTGGTCATCTCGAACCCGTTGAAGCAGAACCGCACGCTCAAGCCGCGCCAGGCCTTCGAGCTGGGCATGTTCGACGCCATCTTCTCCCCGGCGAACTTCCTCGAGGAATCGCTCGTCTGGGCCGACGGTGTCATCGGCGGCACGGTCAAGGTCGAGCGCAAGAACGAGCCCGGCAAGATCGAACGCCTCACGAAGTGGCCGATCGCCATCAAGATGGCGAGGGGCATGCTGGAGAGCCGTATCGGCACGGTCCCGCGCTCCCCCTATGTCGCACTCGAACTCCTCGACAAGGCCAAGGGCGGCACCAAGGCCGAGGGCTTCGCGCGGGAAGACGAGGCGCTGGCGGATCTCGTCGTCGGCGATCAGTTCGCGGCCTCGATGTACGCGTTCGACCTCGTCCAGAAGCGCGCCAAGCGCCCCGTCGGCGCGCCGGACAAGGCGCTCGCGAAGAAGGTCACCAAGGTGGGCGTGATCGGCGCAGGCCTCATGGCCAGTCAGTTCGCGCTGCTGTTCGTGCGCAAGCTCCGCGTGCCCGTGCTCATCACCGATATCGACCAGGCTCGGGTCGACAAGGGGGTGGCGCACATCCACGACGAGATCGGCAAGCTCGAGGCGAAGGGTCGTCTGGACGCGGACACCGCCAACCAGTTGCGCGGACTCGTGACCGGTACGACCGACAAGTCGCAGTACGCGGACTGCGACTTCGTCATCGAGGCGGTCTTCGAGGAAGTCGGCGTCAAGCAGCAGGTGTTCGCGGAGATCGAGTCGATCGTGGCCGAGGATGCGATCCTCGCGACAAACACCTCGTCGCTCTCGGTCACCGAGATCGGGTCCAAGCTCGCGCACCCCGAGCGCCTGGTCGGCTTCCACTTCTTCAACCCGGTGGCCGTGATGCCGCTCATCGAGGTGGTCAAGACGGACGCGACCTCGGATGCGGCGTTGTCCACGGCTTTCGTCGTCGCGAAGGGCCTGGGCAAGAACGCCGTGCTGACCGCCGACGCTCCCGGCTTCGTCGTCAACCGGCTGTTGGCCAAGGTCATGGGCGAAGCCGCACGCGCCGTCTACGAAGGCACGCCGTTGCTCACCGTCGAGAAGGCGTTCGCTCCCCTCGGGCTGCCGATGACGCCGTTCCAGCTCATCGATCTGGTGGGCTGGAAGGTCGCGGCACACGTGCAGGACACCATGGCTCACGCCTTCCCCGACCGGTTCTTCGCGTCGGAGAACTTCCACCAGCTGGCCGCGTTGCCGGAGGTCGTCGAGAAGGACAAGAACGGACGGGTCACCGGCTGGACGAAGGCGGCCGAGAAGGTGTTGAAGCCCGCCGTCGGCACGACTCCCGTTGCGGAGACGGAGATCCTCCGGCGCGTGCAGGACGGCCTGGCGCAGGAGATCCGCATCATGCTGGACGACGACGTCGTGCCCGAGGTGCAGGACATCGATCTGTGCCTCATCCTCGGCGCGGGCTGGCCGTTCATCGACGGCGGGGCGTCGCCCTGCCTCGACCGGGAGGGAGCCTCTGAGCGCGTGTTCGGAGCGACGTTCCACACACCGCCCATCCGCGGCGTCGGCGCCTGACACAAACAGGGGCGGCTCACCGAACGGTGGGCCGCCCCTGTCGCGTCGTGTCAGGAGTTGCGCGTACCGACGCCCTCGTCGTCCGGAACGCGGAGCTCTGCCGCGTCCTTCGATCCCCGGGCGACGGGGATCCGCGTACCGAGGACCTGCGCCACCACGTCCTGTGCGATCTTCGCAGCGGTGAGGCCGGCATCCGCCAGGATCTGGTCGCGGGATGCATGGTCGATGAACTCGTCCGGGACTCCGAGCTCGTCGACAGCCGTGTCGACGCCGTTCTCACGGAGTACCTGACGGATGCGGGTGCCGATCCCGCCCACCCGGATGCCGTCCTCGATCGTGATCACGAGACGGTGCGCCGCCGCCAGGTCGACGAGGGAGCCTGGTACGGGCACGACCCACCGGGGATCGACGACGGTGGCGCCGATGCCCTGCGCGGAGAGGCGCTCCGCGACCTCCACCGCGGTGTGGGCCATGGGCCCGATGCCGATGACGAGCACGTCGGCCGCCTGGGGCCTCACGAGCACGTCGACGCCGTCGTCCAGACGCTCGACGGCGGGAAGTTCTTCGCCCACCGCTCCCTTCGGGTAGCGCAGCACCGTCGGCGCGTCCGAGACCTCCACCGCCTCTGCCAGCTCCTCGCGCAGGCGCGCGGCGTCACGCGGCGCGGCGATCCGGATGCGCGGCACCAGCTGCAGCATCGCGAGGTCCCAGATCCCGTGGTGACTCGGGCCGTCGGGGCCCGTGACACCGGCGCGGTCGAGGACGAACGTCACCCCTGCGCGGTGCAGAGCCACATCCATCAGCACCTGGTCGAAGGCACGGTTCATGAACGTCGCGTAGATCGCGACGACCGGGTGCAGACCCCCGTACGCGAGACCAGCGGCCGACGCGGCCGCGTGCTGCTCGGCGATGCCGACGTCGTAGACACGGTCGGGGAACCGCTGCGCGAACGGCAGCAGGCCGGTCGGGCGCAGCATGGCGGCTGTGACGGCGATCACGTCGGACCGCTCCGCTCCGATGCGCGTCAGCTCCTCCGCGAACACGTCGGTCCAGGCGGTCCCCGCGTCCGCACCGAGCGTCGCGCCCGTCACCGGGTCGATGCGGCCGACCGCGTGGAACTGATCGGCTTCGTCATCGACGGCCGGCTGGTAGCCGCGCCCCTTCTCCGTGATCGTGTGGACGATCACGGGAGCGCCGTAGTTCTTCGCGAGCTCGAGCGTCTCGAGCAGCGCCCGGATGTCGTGGCCGTCGACGGGGGCCGAGGTACTTGATGTCGAGGTTCGAGTACAGCGCCTCGTTGTTGGTGAACCTCGAGAGGAAGCCGCGCGTGCCACCGCGCACGCCGCGATAGAACGCACGAGCGGCCGGCCCCAGACGGGTGATGAGGTTACGGGACCCGCGGTGCAGGCTCTGGTACGCGTCGGCGGTGCGTACGCGGTTGAGGTAGCGCGCCATGCCGCCGATCGTCGGCGCGTACGAGCGGCCGTTGTCGTTGACGACGATGACCAGGTTCCGATCGTTGTCATCGGAGATGTTGTTGAGCGCCTCCCAGGTCATGCCACCGGTGAGGGCGCCGTCGCCGACGACGGTGACGACGTGACGGTCCCGGCGGCCGGTCTGCGCGAAAGCGCGAGAGATGCCGTCGGCCCAGCTGAGGGAACTGGAGGCGTGGGAGGACTCGACGATGTCGTGCTTGCTCTCCGAACGCTGTGGATACCCGGCGAGGCCGCCGCGTGAGCGCAGAGCTGAGAAGTCCTGCCGACCGGTGAGGAGCTTGTGCACGTACGACTGGTGGCCCGTGTCGAACACGATGGGGTCGTTCGGCGAATCGAAGACGCGGTGCAACGCGATGGTGAGTTCGACCACCCCGAGGTTCGGTCCGAGGTGCCCGCCGGTGCGTGCCACGTTCTCGATGAGGAACGCACGGATCTCCCCGGCGAGTTCTTCGAGCTGGGCGGCCGTCAGGGTGCGCAGTTCGCCTGGCTGGGTCACGCGGGACAACAGCGACATATCGGTTCCCTTCCTCTCGGGCGAGGCGGTCATCATCGAGTCCCCCGGGCATCGGCAGGCTCCTGCCGCAGCACCTTCACCATCGGGCGCCCCTTCGCGAGTTCGTCGACGAGCTTGTCCAGATATCGGATCCGCTGCATGAGGGGATCGTCGATCTCCTCGACCCGGACGCCGCAGATCACCCCGGTGATCCGGTCGGCCTGCGGGTTGAGCTGCGCCAGAGCAAAGAAATCCTCGAGGCTCGTGCGCTCGGCGAGGTGGCGGGAGATCTCCTCGTCATCGAACCCCGTGAGCCACCGGACGACCTCGTCGAGCTCGGCGCTCACGCGCCCCTTCCGCTCGATCTTCGCCACATAGAGCGGGTAGATGTCGGCGAACGGCGTCGCGAAGATCCGGCTCATCTCCACAGGTTAGCCGCTGCAGCAGAAGACGGGCCGGTCCCTTGCCAGGACCGACCCGTCTGGGGCGCGAACGCTCAGACGAGCGAGCGCAGCACGTACTGCAGGATGCCGCCGTTGCGGTAGTAGTCCGCCTCACCGGGTGTGTCGATGCGCACCTTCGCCTCGAACGTGATCGTCTGCTTGCCCTCCGGCGAGAACTCGCTCGGCTCGGCCGTGACGGTCACGGTCTTGGGCGTGACGCCTTCGTTGAGCTTCTCGAGGCCCGTGATCGAGACGATCTCGGTGCCGTCGAGGCCGAGCGAGGACCAGCTCTCACCCTCCGGGAACTGCAGCGGGACCACGCCCATGCCGATGAGGTTCGAGCGGTGGATGCGCTCGAAGCTCTCGGTGATGACCGCCTTGACGCCGAGGAGGCTCGTGCCCTTGGCCGCCCAGTCGCGCGACGAGCCGGAGCCGTACTCCTTGCCGCCGAAGACGACGAGGGGCGTGCCCTGCGCGGCGTAGTTCTGGCAGGCGTCGTAGATGAACGACTGCGGACCGCCGGGCTGCGTGAAGTCGCGGGTGTAGCCGCCCTCGACGACGGCACCGTCGTTGACCGCGCTGACGATCGCGTTCTTCAGGCGGATGTTCGCGAACGTGCCGCGGATCATGACCTCATGGTTTCCACGGCGCGAGCCGTAGGAGTTGAAGTCCTTCTGCGCGACACCGTGCTCGGTCAGGTACTGCGCGGCGGGGGTGCCCGCCTTGATGTTGCCGGCCGGGCTGATGTGGTCGGTCGTCACGGAGTCGCCCAGAGTCGCCATCACACGCGCACCGGTGATGTCGGTGACGGGAGTCAGCTCCATCGACATGCCGTCGAAGTAGGGCGCCTTGCGCACGTAGGTGGAGTCCGCATCCCACTCGAAGACCGGACCGGTGGGCGTGGGCAGGTTCCGCCAGCGGTCGTCGCCGTCGAAGACGGTCGCGTACTGCTTGATGAACTGCTCACGCGAGATCGAGGTGTCGATGACGG contains the following coding sequences:
- a CDS encoding 3-hydroxyacyl-CoA dehydrogenase NAD-binding domain-containing protein, yielding MTDYDAIDFSPLDQFSGDEVVTHSPVRDIRLPSGKVLALITLDNGRDHTRPNTLGPATLKELGETLSTLAARAAAGEIHAVGITGKQYILAAGADLSDVSKVPSRDAAKLIAQRGHQVLGRLAELGVPSFAFVNGLALGGGVEIALNSTYRTVDASAAAIALPEVFLGIIPGWGGSYLLPNLIGIEMALEVVISNPLKQNRTLKPRQAFELGMFDAIFSPANFLEESLVWADGVIGGTVKVERKNEPGKIERLTKWPIAIKMARGMLESRIGTVPRSPYVALELLDKAKGGTKAEGFAREDEALADLVVGDQFAASMYAFDLVQKRAKRPVGAPDKALAKKVTKVGVIGAGLMASQFALLFVRKLRVPVLITDIDQARVDKGVAHIHDEIGKLEAKGRLDADTANQLRGLVTGTTDKSQYADCDFVIEAVFEEVGVKQQVFAEIESIVAEDAILATNTSSLSVTEIGSKLAHPERLVGFHFFNPVAVMPLIEVVKTDATSDAALSTAFVVAKGLGKNAVLTADAPGFVVNRLLAKVMGEAARAVYEGTPLLTVEKAFAPLGLPMTPFQLIDLVGWKVAAHVQDTMAHAFPDRFFASENFHQLAALPEVVEKDKNGRVTGWTKAAEKVLKPAVGTTPVAETEILRRVQDGLAQEIRIMLDDDVVPEVQDIDLCLILGAGWPFIDGGASPCLDREGASERVFGATFHTPPIRGVGA
- a CDS encoding DUF2200 domain-containing protein: MSRIFATPFADIYPLYVAKIERKGRVSAELDEVVRWLTGFDDEEISRHLAERTSLEDFFALAQLNPQADRITGVICGVRVEEIDDPLMQRIRYLDKLVDELAKGRPMVKVLRQEPADARGTR